A region of the Lycium barbarum isolate Lr01 chromosome 1, ASM1917538v2, whole genome shotgun sequence genome:
TTGAATCTAGTCTCCAACTCTTCAAACCATTAATCATTTAGACAACCCTACAAAAATTATGGCCTTTGTACTGTAAGCTGTCTGGCAGCCAAAAAGGCGCACGCGATTTCTAGCGCCCACCACCCACCATTATCAAAATTTTATCATAGAGATTTATCTGTTTATACTTTACAATGATCTAACTGCGAAAATATCTTATACCATTAGTGCATAAAACTTAAACTGACTGAAAAATAGTTACCTAAAGGTTCCAAGGTCAGAGTAAGAAAGTGAACCGAAGTCATTGGTTTGGGAATCCTTGAGCATGATGACAAGTGCCACTATACATAGAGCCATAGGCAGCAATCTCAGCATTGTCTCAGCCCTGCGATTGCTACTGCTTCCATAATTTTCATCCTCTAAAGCACCTTTTTGTGTCAAATCACCCATAATTGgaacttcctttttttttcttcttttctttcactTTGCCACACACTTGGCCTAAGTTTGTGACAACGGAGAAAAGAAATGAAGTGAGAGGGAGATTGGAGAGATGATCACTACTATTTATTAATGAGCTTAGATGAGAAGTTGGGTGGTTTGGCAATTTAATGCACTTCAAAGCTTGCCACACATTTCTATGCAACAAATTAATTAAGGCACCTTGATAACTATGCATTATGGACAACATATATAGAAAAAGAATTCTTCTTTGCATACTGGCAACATATATGAGCAAGTTTGCCTTTAGATCACCTAATGATATAACTGATACAGTACGGAGAAAACAAAaggttttgttttgtttttctaatATTGATGGTGTCTGATCAACTTGCACGCACTTCGATTAGTTTTACGAGTTACCTTCACAGAAGCTTGGACATATGAAAAGAAATCACATGGTTTTTTCACCTCTCCTGgaatttgattttaaattttatgaTTCTCAACTCGCTTTATCAATTACTAGATCATACTCTCATGTGCGAACATAAAAATCTTTTTTTCTTAAAGGTATTTTCATAGAATCGCTATAATTTCCAATACTTGACTAAATTTTCTCCTTGGATGAAGATAGACGTGATAGAATAGGGAAAGATTGGTAGAAATAAGATATCAAAAGGAGTGATCTTGAATTTTTTGGCTACTTAATAattcttataaaaaataaaacttgttGCCCATAAGGTATAAGTttttatgacaaagttccaagacagatcctatggaaatgcttggaggctaaaagtgtacctgtggcgtacattagggtgatcaaggacatgtatgagggagccaaaaccagggtgaggacagtaggaggagactcagagcactttccagttgtgatggggttgcatcaaggatcagctcttagtccgtttttatttgccttggtaatggatggattgacacggcaaattcaaggtgacgtaccatggtgtatgcttttcgcggacgacatagtcctgattgacgagactcgtagcggagttaatgctaagctggagtgttggagacatactctggagtctaaagggtttacgctgagtaggaccaagacagagtacttggagtgtaagttcagtgaagcaactcaggaggctgacttggaagtaaggcttggtacccaggccatccagaagaaaagtagtttcaagtaccttgggtctattgtgcaaggcagcggggagattgacgatgatgtcacacatcgtattggggcagggtggatgaaatggaggcttgcttccggagtgctatgtgacaaaaaggtgccaccaaaacttaagggcaagttctacaaagtggtggttagaccgactatgctgtatggggcggagtgttggccagttaagatctctcacgttcaaaagatgaaagttgccgagatgagaatgttgagatggatgtgtggccacaccaggagtgacaggattaggaatgaggatattcgggataaggtgggggtggcctcggtggaagacaagatgcgaaaagcgagattgagatggtttgggcatgtgaagaggagagatacagatgccccagtgcggaggtgtgagaggttggccatggatggtttcagacgaggtaggggtaggccgaagaagtattggagagaggtaattagacacgacatggcgcaattacagcttaccgaggacatgaccttagataggagggtttggaggacccaaattagggtagaaggctagtagatagtctcgttatccgttcttattagtagtcgcattattgcaatataatttcttgtgctccgatttctgctattatctgttattatctgttatttcctgtgctttggttatcctgtgtcatctgctccgatttttgctattatcggttattttctgtgctctgattatcctgtattatctgtgtcgcttgcattatttcatttccatatcgctttaaatctcgtatccgaatctcttaaccttatctaaccttatctgacttctttttatgcttttattgagccgggggtctttcggaaacagccgtcctaccttggtaggagtcaggtctgcgtacactctaccctccccagaccctacgatgtgggattttactgggttgttgttgttgttgttgtttgcccATAAGGTATAAGTTTTAGTGGCCCTACttacaaaaaattaaaaataaaatttgttgcCCATGAGGTATaaaatttagttgtagtgtggacATAAGTTAGTTTTGCCTTTGAGGTAGAGATCGACATTTCAAGGAGTTATAGACAATGGAAATAGTATAATGTGGTGCCTGTTGGCAAGGCTTTTAGTTGTATTGATTTTAGTTGTATTGACTTGTGCATAATCGACTAACACATGCAACTTTCACCTATAAAGTAGAACTTGTGGCTAATTGAGCAGATTCATCATCTCTCGCTTATTGAAATATCCCCAATTCCTGTCTCATAACAAAACTTAACTATGCCAAATGGGCAACAAAAATTTGCCGACCAAACTTTTTAAGGggatattatttttaatttatgttTTAGAAAAAGATAGATCCAAAAATTCAAGACCACCACTCACACGGTTCATTCTTGCAAATCACCGAGTCTAAAGTTGAACCTAAATTACAACATatcctaaggggtcgtttggtatgatggataagcaaaaatagttctgggataaaaatttagtactGCCTTATCCCAcatttggttgggataaaatcgcGGAGCAACTAATCCCAAAATAAGTTATCTCGAAATTGTAGTATTTTTTTATCCTACATAGAGGGTGGAGATAATAATCCCGGAATAACTTGTTCCCCGACCAAATGAGCCCTAAGAGTAAAAGTTAAGAAACAAAATAGCCCTTATATCTAAACAAGGACAagggcatttttttttttggttggggggtgcggggtggggggggggggggggaaggctTTTCTTTAGTGAATAGCTATTAGCCACAAATTCCCTCTTCAAGAAAAAAGCAAGGATAACAACTgcaaaaagaagagaaaagatgGCACTGCAGCATCAATGTATATCTTCATCACCAACTAAATTCACCTCAGCTTCTCTGTTGCTACCAAATTTTCAGACTTTGTCTGTCTCAAAGTTAAAAAATGGAGGCATTACAAGTGTAAAAAATCTAAGACTATCATCAAGAATCAGAAAAAGGAGAACTATATTGTCTACAATATCAGCTTCACTTTCACCTCTTGATTTGACTGAAGAAAACATCGTTCAAGTCTTAGAAGATGCCAAGGCTGAGGTATATAACTACTTCATCCGTTTCAAAATATGTGTTTTAGTTTGATTGCACAGGGAATTTATAAAAGCAAATACtaagatttttgaatcttattcTCTTAAATATAAGATGTGTATAATTTatcaaaatacaaaaaatattataATCTTAAATATGTCAAGCGGATGTTGAATTTACGGAGCTATTAAATATAGCaagtgacattcttttttaaatataCGAAAAAAGAAGTAAGACACGTAAATTGAAATGGACGGAGTAGTAACGGCGGTGTTTTTGTCAACTTGTGTGCAGTTCAATATTTTCATGGGGTATTTATTAGCTCTCACCAATACAGGTATCAGGTAAATTTGTCATGATAAATGGAAAAAATCACCGAGTATTATTTTTGTTTCAATTGGGTAGTTTTCTTTGGAATATTTTTATCAAGCAAGTTTTCCTTGAATATTGAGCTGGGTATAATGAGGATTCAGTTCTTGAGCCTGGTTTTATTGGTCTTCTTTACTTATTTCTTTTCTCATTTTTGGTTTCTGCAGTTGGCACAGCTTTTTGATACTTCAGTTGGGATAACAGGTGATTTCTCATCAAAGGAATAATTGAATATAAGTCCCTTTTTTCAATAGTAGTAGTGTCCGGACCAGATTGAGCGTACTCGCTATATTTCACCAACACAAATGTTGGATAGGAACAGAAATCATCTAACATCTTTTATCTTTGTTGGAGGTTGAATGTACCCGTTACCTTTCACTAGCACAAATGTTTGATAACTCTGCCAACAAAGATTTAGAAAGATAAATAATCGTCTGACGTTGTCTCTGTTGGACGTAATCACTACATTTTACTAGCACAACTATTGAATAGCTCTACCTCCAAAGATTTTGGACAGATAGGAAGAAATCGTCTAATGTCTTTGTTAGAGATGAATGTGCCCCTTAACTTTCACTAGCACAAATGTTGGATAACTCTATCCATAGAGGTTTAGACCGATAGAAAACAATCGTCTAATATATTTTGTCTGTGTTATCTTTCACTAGCACAAATGTTGGATAATACTGCCTACAAAGGCTTAGGCAGATAGGAAGAAACCGTCTAACGTTTTTCTATCTCTATTAGAATTTGTACCTTAATATCTCATAATTTTCACTCACGTAATTAATCGCTAAACTACACCTTTGAGTGCAATATGGAATTTAAGTCTTTTCTTTTTGTGTTAACAAGAGGAAATAAAATGTACAGGGAAAGCAGAACTTGCAGAAGTGGATGGACCTTATGTGAAGCTTAGACTAAGTGGCAAGTTTTGGCATAAACGTTCTACTGTCGTTGCAAGACTTGGTAATTACTTGAAGCA
Encoded here:
- the LOC132629459 gene encoding uncharacterized protein LOC132629459; amino-acid sequence: MALQHQCISSSPTKFTSASLLLPNFQTLSVSKLKNGGITSVKNLRLSSRIRKRRTILSTISASLSPLDLTEENIVQVLEDAKAELAQLFDTSVGITGKAELAEVDGPYVKLRLSGKFWHKRSTVVARLGNYLKQRIPEILEVDIEDGKQLDDSPANF